Below is a window of Streptomyces qaidamensis DNA.
GACCTTGACCCCGTTGCGGGTGTCGTAGCCGGGCATGCCCGTGGTGACCGGTATCTGCCGGACGATCTCGTCGTTCTTGTAGACGGTCATCTGGTGGGCGGCGGCGTCCGTGACGGCTATGAGCTTGTCGGCGGTGGAGAAGGTCAGCGGCTTGGCCTTGCCGCCCCACATCCGGTCGCCGATCTTGATGCCCTGCAGGTTGCTGCGGACCTGGACGGTGGCCTGGGCGGGCCAGTAGTCCTTCGGGCGGTAGTGGAGCTTCTTGTCGTCCACCCAGTGCCACGCGCCGTCCGTGGAGGGCGTCGAGGAGACCTTGAGGGCGCGTTCCACGACGGCTCGCTGGGTCTTGTCCTTGACGGGCTGGCTCAGCTCGGCCGTGACGGGCTGGCCGACTCCGTAGGTGCCCGTCTTGGGCCCGAAGGTGACGTCCAGGCGCTTCTTGGTGGTCGGCTTGCCGGTGTCGAAGGTGACGACCTTGCGGCCGGGTGCCCCGTCCTCGTCCTCGGTGCTCACACGGACCGTGTAGCTGGCGTTTGCGGCGAGCGGGGAGGTGCTGTGCCAGCGGCTGCCGTCGGCGGCGAGTTCGCCCGCCACGTAGCGTCCTGAGGCGTCGTGGGCGGTGACGTCAGTGATGCGCCCGTCGGAGTCCTCTACGACTTCCAGGGGCTTGTCCGGGTCGGCCTTTTTGCGGCCTTCCGAGGGGGCGTTGAAGGAGACCTGGTCCGCCGCGTCGTAGGGGCGGGCGGCCAGCGGGTTGCCGTCCGAGCCGCAGGCGGTGACGCCCGCGCAGAGGGCGATCACCAGCAGCGTGCAGCCGACGACGGTGCGGGGGCGGGATATCACTGTCTGGCTCATGAGCTCACGCTAGGAAGCAACGTCAACAGCGGCACGCCGAGCGACCCGGACGAGTGACACGTATTACGGCAAAAGCAGGGGCCCGGACGCTCCTTGCGGAGTGTCCGGGCCCCTGAAGCGCTCGGCGCGTGTTACTGGGTGCGGTTCTCACCGCGGTAGTACTCGAACACCCAGCCCCAGACACCGATCAGGATGATCGGCAGCGAGAAGTACATCAGCCACCAGCCGATCGCGATCGACAGGAAGGCGAGGGCACCACCGATGGCCAGGGAGAGCGGCTGCCAGCTGTGCGGGCTGAAGAACCCGACCTCGCCGGCGTCGTCCGCGACGTCCGCCTCCTTGTCGTCCTGCGCACCGACATCGACCCGCTTGGCCGTGAAGCCGAGGTAGAAGCCGATCATGATGCACAGGCCGAAGGTCAGGAAGAGGGCCGTGGTGCCGGCCGGCTCCTTCGACCACACGCCATAGACGACCGCCATGACGAGCACGAAGACGCTCAGCCACATGAACATCTTGCCCTGGATCTTCACTTGCCGGCCTCCTTGCCGCCAGCGAGGGCCTTGTCACCGTGGCCCACGTTCTCGAGCTGGTCGAGAGCAGCGATCTCCGGGTGGTGCAGGTCGAACGCCGGGGATTCACTGCGGATCCGCGGCATGGTGATGAAGTTGTGCCGCGGCGGCGGGCAGGAGGTCGCCCACTCCAGGGAGCGGCCGTAGCCCCACGGGTCGTCGACGCCGACCGGCTTGCCGTACTTGGCCGTCTTCCACACGTTGTAGAAGAACGGCAGGATCGACATGCCGAGCAGGAACGAGCTGATCGTCGAGATCGTGTTCAGCGCGGTGAAGCCGTCGGCCGCGAGGTAGTCCGCGTACCGGCGGGGCATGCCCTCGGCGCCCAGCCAGTGCTGGACCAGGAACGTGCCGTGGAAGCCGATGAACAGCGTCCAGAAGGTGATCTTGCCGAGGCGCTCGTCCAGCATCTTGCCGGTCCACTTCGGCCACCAGAAGTGGAAGCCGGAGAACATCGCGAACACCACGGTGCCGAAGACGACGTAGTGGAAGTGGGCCACCACGAAGTACGAGTCGGAGACGTGGAAGTCCATCGGCGGCGAAGCCAGGATGACACCGGTCAGACCACCGAAGGTGAAGGTGATCAGGAAGCCGGTCGCCCAGAGCATCGGTGTCTCGAAGGACAACGAGCCCTTCCACATCGTTCCGATCCAGTTGAAGAACTTCACACCGGTGGGGACGGCGATGAGGAACGTCATGAAGGAGAAGAACGGCAGCAGCACACCGCCGGTGACGTACATGTGGTGCGCCCACACCGTCACCGACAGACCCGCGATGGCGATCGTCGCGCCGATCAGACCGGTGTAACCGAACATCGGCTTACGGGAGAAGACCGGGATGACCTCGGAGATGATGCCGAAGAACGGCAACGCGATGATGTACACCTCTGGATGGCCGAAGAACCAGAAGAGGTGTTGCCACAGCAAGGCGCCGCCGTTGGCGGAGTCGAAGATGTGGGCGCCGAACTTGCGGTCCGCCTCCAGGGCGAACAGGGCCGCGGCCAGGACCGGGAAGGCGAGCAGGACCAGGACACCGGTCAGCAGCACGTTCCAGGTGAAGATCGGCATGCGGAACATCGTCATGCCCGGGGCGCGCATGCAGATGATCGTGGTGATGAAGTTGACCGAGCCGAGGATCGTGCCGAAGCCGGAGAAGGCCAGACCCATGATCCACATGTCGGCGCCGATGCCCGGGGAGCGGACCGCGTCCGAGAGCGGGCTGTAGGCGAACCAGCCGAAGTCGGCCGCGCCCTGCGGGGTGAGGAAGCCGCCCACCGCGATGAGCGAGCCGAACAGGTACAGCCAGTAGGCGAACATGTTCAGCCGCGGGAACGCCACGTCCGGCGCGCCGATCTGCAGCGGCATGATCCAGTTCGCGAAGCCGGCGAACAGCGGCGTCGCGAACATCAGCAGCATGATCGTGCCGTGCATCGTGAACGCCTGGTTGAACTGCTCGTTCGACATGATCTGCAGACCAGGCCGGGCGAGCTCGGCGCGCATGAGCAGCGCCATCACGCCGCCGATGACGAAGAACGCGAACGACGTGGCCAGGTACAGCGTGCCGATCGTCTTGTGGTCCGTCGTCGTCAGCCACTTGACCACGACACTGCCGCGGTTCTGGCGCCTGACCGGCAGCTCGTCC
It encodes the following:
- a CDS encoding cytochrome c oxidase subunit 4: MKIQGKMFMWLSVFVLVMAVVYGVWSKEPAGTTALFLTFGLCIMIGFYLGFTAKRVDVGAQDDKEADVADDAGEVGFFSPHSWQPLSLAIGGALAFLSIAIGWWLMYFSLPIILIGVWGWVFEYYRGENRTQ
- the ctaD gene encoding cytochrome c oxidase subunit I — its product is MSILNEPQGAAAAGSHYQDELPVRRQNRGSVVVKWLTTTDHKTIGTLYLATSFAFFVIGGVMALLMRAELARPGLQIMSNEQFNQAFTMHGTIMLLMFATPLFAGFANWIMPLQIGAPDVAFPRLNMFAYWLYLFGSLIAVGGFLTPQGAADFGWFAYSPLSDAVRSPGIGADMWIMGLAFSGFGTILGSVNFITTIICMRAPGMTMFRMPIFTWNVLLTGVLVLLAFPVLAAALFALEADRKFGAHIFDSANGGALLWQHLFWFFGHPEVYIIALPFFGIISEVIPVFSRKPMFGYTGLIGATIAIAGLSVTVWAHHMYVTGGVLLPFFSFMTFLIAVPTGVKFFNWIGTMWKGSLSFETPMLWATGFLITFTFGGLTGVILASPPMDFHVSDSYFVVAHFHYVVFGTVVFAMFSGFHFWWPKWTGKMLDERLGKITFWTLFIGFHGTFLVQHWLGAEGMPRRYADYLAADGFTALNTISTISSFLLGMSILPFFYNVWKTAKYGKPVGVDDPWGYGRSLEWATSCPPPRHNFITMPRIRSESPAFDLHHPEIAALDQLENVGHGDKALAGGKEAGK
- a CDS encoding L,D-transpeptidase, translating into MSQTVISRPRTVVGCTLLVIALCAGVTACGSDGNPLAARPYDAADQVSFNAPSEGRKKADPDKPLEVVEDSDGRITDVTAHDASGRYVAGELAADGSRWHSTSPLAANASYTVRVSTEDEDGAPGRKVVTFDTGKPTTKKRLDVTFGPKTGTYGVGQPVTAELSQPVKDKTQRAVVERALKVSSTPSTDGAWHWVDDKKLHYRPKDYWPAQATVQVRSNLQGIKIGDRMWGGKAKPLTFSTADKLIAVTDAAAHQMTVYKNDEIVRQIPVTTGMPGYDTRNGVKVVLAKEGTVRMTSASIGAADFYDLIVHHSVRVTNSGEYVHAAPWSVGSQGYANVSHGCTGMSTENAAWFYDTVREGDIVKVINSGGDMMAPFGNGFGDWNLDWAKWRTGSALVGGTPDGPTEADRARLRPQSV